In Nostoc edaphicum CCNP1411, the sequence CCACAGGTCAGAATAATCTAGCAATGAATCGTACAGTCGCGCAAATTGCCCGACATTTTATTCACGGTTCAGAAATTGCTGAAGGGATGTTAAACCGTGTTGAAGCGGGAATCAGAGCTTTTGACCCTTGTTTGAGTTGTTCAACGCATGCAGCCGGACAAATGCCTTTGCATATTCAATTAGTTGGGAAAGATGGGAATATTGTAAATGAAGTTTGGCGAGATTAATCTATTCAGAATTCTTGCTTGAAAACAACACAGCCTCAAAAGTTCTCTCGTAACATTTAACATTTCTTCTTCTGTGATTTCCATTCCAAAATGCAAATCTATCGGGCGCGATAATGCCTAATAGTAGGATAACATAAGCATGAAAGCGTGAATACAAAACTCCTCATTTCTCCTCAAGAACTCACGTCACTGTCAGCAGAAAAGTCGTCACAGGCTGCCATTATCGATACGCGAAGCCCCGAAGATTATGCTATTTCTCATATTCCTCAATCCCTAAATATTAGAGATTTTTTCACCTATCTCTTAGAGGATTCCTCCCCAGCAGGATTAAAGGAATTACAAGAGTATTTTGCAGAAATTATGAGCAAGCTGGGAATATCGGGTGCAGAACGGTTAATTGTGTACGAAGATGCCTTAAATAGAGGTTATGGTCAATCTTGCCGAGCAGCTTTTTTACTGAAGTATTTGGGTTGCGCTCAGGTATCTATTTTACATGGAGGATATAGAGCATGGCTCAACGCAGGATTACCTACTACCGATGAAGTACCATTACGTGAAAGCAGCATATTTAGATTGCATCCCAATGCTGATATGATGGTGACTACCGCAGAGATGTTGGAAGCAATTGACAATCCAGCAATTATTAAATTAGACGTGCGCGATCGCAACGAATGGCTTGGGTTGAGTTCTTCTCCCTACCATCCTGATTTTTGTCCTCGCAAAGGCAGAATCCCTAACGCTGTATGGTTAGAATGGCATCGTCTAATGGATTCTGAATCGGAAATCCCCACGTTCCGATCGCCAGATGAAATCCGAGAAATTTGTAACTCAGTAGGTATTACTTCAGAGTCCATTGTGTATATTTACTGCTTTAAGGGTTCAAGGGCTGCTAATACATTAATAGCCCTTGAAGAGGCAGGAATTTCTGCCAGAAATTATTTTGGCTCTTGGAATGAATGGTCGCGTGACTTATCACTACCCATTGATAGTAGAGTAATCTAATGAAAAGCCTGCCCATCATATTGACTAATGTCAGAATTACAGGCAGGCTTAAAACCACTATAAAAATGGATGAATGCAATCTTTAACTAACTGGAATAGGTTGACCACTAGACAAAACTAAAGGAAAATTATGGACATTAGGAGCGTGCATTGCATTTATACCCAGATTGGCACGGTTCAGTATATCAGCGTTGGTTCTAATTACTTCACCCCGACTATCTAAGATGGAATGATTAAAGTTCAACCCATTGATATTAAACGCCATCGAACATACACCCATCGCTGCAAACCAAATACCTATCGTTGGGAATGCTGCTAATAATAAATGGAAAGCACGATGATTTTTACTAGCAAAGATAGGAATCAACAACCGTCCCAAAAAGCTAGAGTGTCCTGCTAAGTACTTGTAGGTGACTTTCTGTTGACCCAACTTATATCCGGCATTAATTGATTCATTTTCATCGGTCTTACGAATGAGTGTTGAAGTCACCAAAGAACCATGTAAAGAACTAAATAGTGCGCCACTGAATATACCTGCTACACCCAACATGTGAAACGGGTGCATAAGAATATTGTGATCACCTTGGAAAGCCAACATAAAGTGGAAAGTTCCAGTGATTCCCAAAGGTAAACCATCAGAAAAACTACCTTGGCCAATGGGATAAACTAACAACACGGAAGTAGCGGCAATGACGGGTGCAGAATAGGCAATTGCTATCCAGGGGCGCATTCCCAAACGATAGCTGAGTTCCCAAAATCGCCCTAGATAGCACCAAATACCAATGAGAAAATGCAGCACAATCAATTGATATGGCCCACCATTGTAGAGCCATTCATCCATTGATGCTGCGTCCCAGATGGGATAAAAGTGCAAACCAATGGCAGCAGAGGTCGGTACAACTGCGGCTGTAATTAAATTATTACCATCCATCAGTGAACCCATGATTGGCTCACGGATGCCATCCATATCTACGCTGGGAGCGGCAATAAAAGCCAAAATAAAACAGATGGTGGCAGCCAACAAGGTGGGAATCGTCAATACACCAAACCAGCCGATGTAAATCCGATTTTCTGTACTAGTAATCCAGCGACAAAAACTATCCCAGAAATCAAAAAAATTAAATTCTCTTTGAGGTTGAACAATGGTACTCATGGTGTGTAGCTCCTAAGCAATTCCAAGTTCAAAAAATTTTCACTACTTTTGGCAGATGCCTATCTCTTTTGCTTAACCTGTATTTGTTGCTTCACAAATTTTCAAGCTAATTAATGCAATAGTTGGGCATCTTTATCTTGAAATTAGAAAAAGAATTTGAGGAACTTGTGAGCATTTCTGCCAAGCTTCTCTATCTCCTCACAAGTTCCTCAAGTTTTGTCTCTAATTTCAGAATAGTGTTGGACAGCTAAAAAGTATGAATTTTAATGCGATGGGCTACGCTCCGGCGGAAGCGATCGCCATTGGTTACGGTAATGAATTGCGTAGTGATGATGGCATTGGGCAACGAGTAGCTAAGGCGTTGCATCTATCAAAAGTGAAATCTTTGGCTGTCCATCAACTCACCCCCGAACTGGCTGAAGCTTTAGCCCATGCTAATTTGGCAATCTTTATCGATGCTTGTTTCACCTCTGAAAGTTCTCAGGTACAGGTACAATTGCTTTCACCTGAATCTTTCAAAATGATTGCTGGACATACAGCTGATCCGCGATCGCTCTTAGCTCTCACTCAAGCCCTTTATAATCGTTGTCCACCAGCTTGGTGGATAAAAGTACCAGGCGTAAACTTTGAATTAGGTTGCTACTTATCACCATTTGCTGAAGTTGGAGTTGCGATCGCTTTACAAAAAATTACCCAGATTATAGACGAAAATTTCAGCTTACTTCTTTAAAATATATTTCCACCACAGGTAACAGCAACTCATGCAAAAGCCTATCCAGTCATCTGGCGAACGCGCCTATGATATTTTGCGAACTGAGAAAGCAAATCCCCTTGATGCGATCTTTGCACCAAAAAGTGTGGCTGTAATTGGTGCTAGCGAAAAAGCTGGTAGTGTTGGACGCACTCTACTATGGAACTTGATTAGCAATCCTTTTGGTGGAACTGTTTTCCCTGTCAATCCCAAGCGGCACAGCATCTTGGGAATCAAAGCATACCCGACTATCTTTGATGTCCCAGAACTAGTGGATTTAGCAGTTATTGCCACCCCCGCACCAACAGTCCCAGGTATTATTGCTGAGTGTGTGGATACAGGTATCAAAGGTGCAATTATCCTCAGTGCTGGTTTTAAAGAAGCTGGTGCAGAGGGTATCGCTTTAGAACAGCAAATACTTGAGCAAGCACATCGTGGCAAAATGCGGATTATTGGCCCTAATTGCTTGGGTGTAATGAGTCCACGCACAGGTTTAAATGCAACTTTTGCCAGTACAATGGCGCGTCCTGGGAATGTCGGCTTCATTAGTCAAAGTGGAGCGCTTTGCACTGCTATCCTTGATTGGAGTTTTCGGGAAAACGTTGGTTTTAGCGCCTTTGTTTCTCTTGGCTCAATGCTGGATGTGGGTTGGGGAGATTTGATTTACTATCTGGGTGATGACCCGCATACCAAAAGTATTGTCATTTACATGGAATCAATTGGGAATGCGCGATCGTTTTTGTCAGCAGCGCGAGAAGTTGCTCTCACTAAACCGATTATTGTCATAAAAGCAGGTCGGACTGAAGCCGCAGCCAAAGCAGCAGCTTCCCATACTGGCGCACTTACAGGAAGTGATGAAGTTCTGGATGCAGCTTTCCGGCGTTGTGGGGTGTTGCGCGTTAATAGCATCTCTGACCTGTTCGATATGGCAGAGGTACTGGCAAAACAACCCCGTCCGAAAGGGCCACGGCTGACAATTTTAACTAATGCAGGTGGGCCTGGGGTACTTGCTACTGATGCTTTGATTGCAGCAGGTGGAGAAGTTGCACCAATTTCTGAGGAAACTAGCGCATCCCTGAATCAACTATTACCAGCACATTGGAGTCATGGCAACCCGATTGATATTCTAGGAGACGCTGACCCACAGAGATATACCAAAGCGTTGGAAATTGCTGTGAAAGATCCCAATAGTGATGGTTTATTGGTGATTCTCACTCCTCAAGCAATGACAGACCCCACCCAAACAGCCGAGCAATTGAAACCTTATGCACAGATAGCTGGTAAACCTATCCTTGCTAGTTGGATGGGAGGAGCAGATATTGCAGCAGGTGAGATGATTCTCAATCGTAACCATATCCCCACATATCCTTACCCTGATACTGCTGCTCGGATATTTAGTTATATGTGGCAGTCTAGTTATAATCTGCGCGGTATCTACGAAACTCCTGTAATGCCTGTATTTGATTCCGCTTCAGGGATACCAGACCGTAATTGTGTGGAAAAAATTATCCAAATAGCCCGTCAGGCTGGGCGAACTATTCTTACAGAGTTTGAATCGAAGCAGATTTTAGCTGCTTATGGTATTCCGGTGGTTGCAACTTGCGTTTCTAAAAGTGAGGATGAAGCAGTTCAATGTGCTGAAACAATTGGCTATCCAGTTGCTTTAAAGCTCTTTTCCGAGATAATCACTCATAAAACTGATGTTGGCGGTGTGCAGTTAAATCTAAAAGATGCTGAAGCTGTACGACATGCTTACAACGCTATTAAATTATCCTTACACGATAAACTACAACACGACCCTCATTACTCATTACTCAGCACTCAGCACTCAGCACTCTTCTTAGGTGTAACTGTGCAGCCTATGGTAAAAATGGCCGGTTATGAACTGATTATTGGCAGTAGTCTGGATGCACAGTTTGGCCCGGTGTTGCTGTTTGGTACAGGGGGACAACTAGTTGAGATTTTTCACGATCGCGCGATCGCACTTCCACCCCTCAATACCACTTTAGCGCGGCGCATAATGGAGCAAACGCAGATTTACAAAGCGTTGAAAGGAGTCCGGGGACGCAAAAGTGTTGATATGGATGCCCTTGAACAATTAATGGTGGTATTTAGTCAATTAGTTGTAGAACAACGTTGGATTAAGGAAATCGATATTAACCCGTTGTTGGCTTCATCTGAACAATTAATTGCCCTCGATGCACGGATTATCCTCCATGAACCAGATGTTGAAGAAGACCAACTACCAAAGTTAGCGATTCGACCTTATCCTACAAAATATGTCAGCAAATGGACGATGAAAGATGGCACTCCTGTTACCATTCGTCCCATCCGTCCAGAAGATGAACCGTTGATGGTGCAATTTCACAAGACACTCTCAGAGCAAAGTGTTTATTTTCGTTATTTCCACTTAATTAAGCTCCAGTCGAGAGTAGCCCATGAACGCTTAACACGTATCTGCTTTATTGATTACGATCGCGAAATAGCCCTAGTTGTCGAATATCAAAATCCCGAAACGCAGACACGGGAAATCTTGGCAGTCGGTCGGTTAAGTAAAATACATGGTACGAATGAAGCAGAATTTGCTATTGTGGTTTGCGATCGCT encodes:
- a CDS encoding hydrogenase maturation protease is translated as MNFNAMGYAPAEAIAIGYGNELRSDDGIGQRVAKALHLSKVKSLAVHQLTPELAEALAHANLAIFIDACFTSESSQVQVQLLSPESFKMIAGHTADPRSLLALTQALYNRCPPAWWIKVPGVNFELGCYLSPFAEVGVAIALQKITQIIDENFSLLL
- a CDS encoding Photosystem Q(B) protein 1 → MSTIVQPQREFNFFDFWDSFCRWITSTENRIYIGWFGVLTIPTLLAATICFILAFIAAPSVDMDGIREPIMGSLMDGNNLITAAVVPTSAAIGLHFYPIWDAASMDEWLYNGGPYQLIVLHFLIGIWCYLGRFWELSYRLGMRPWIAIAYSAPVIAATSVLLVYPIGQGSFSDGLPLGITGTFHFMLAFQGDHNILMHPFHMLGVAGIFSGALFSSLHGSLVTSTLIRKTDENESINAGYKLGQQKVTYKYLAGHSSFLGRLLIPIFASKNHRAFHLLLAAFPTIGIWFAAMGVCSMAFNINGLNFNHSILDSRGEVIRTNADILNRANLGINAMHAPNVHNFPLVLSSGQPIPVS
- a CDS encoding sulfurtransferase; its protein translation is MNTKLLISPQELTSLSAEKSSQAAIIDTRSPEDYAISHIPQSLNIRDFFTYLLEDSSPAGLKELQEYFAEIMSKLGISGAERLIVYEDALNRGYGQSCRAAFLLKYLGCAQVSILHGGYRAWLNAGLPTTDEVPLRESSIFRLHPNADMMVTTAEMLEAIDNPAIIKLDVRDRNEWLGLSSSPYHPDFCPRKGRIPNAVWLEWHRLMDSESEIPTFRSPDEIREICNSVGITSESIVYIYCFKGSRAANTLIALEEAGISARNYFGSWNEWSRDLSLPIDSRVI
- a CDS encoding bifunctional acetate--CoA ligase family protein/GNAT family N-acetyltransferase, whose translation is MQKPIQSSGERAYDILRTEKANPLDAIFAPKSVAVIGASEKAGSVGRTLLWNLISNPFGGTVFPVNPKRHSILGIKAYPTIFDVPELVDLAVIATPAPTVPGIIAECVDTGIKGAIILSAGFKEAGAEGIALEQQILEQAHRGKMRIIGPNCLGVMSPRTGLNATFASTMARPGNVGFISQSGALCTAILDWSFRENVGFSAFVSLGSMLDVGWGDLIYYLGDDPHTKSIVIYMESIGNARSFLSAAREVALTKPIIVIKAGRTEAAAKAAASHTGALTGSDEVLDAAFRRCGVLRVNSISDLFDMAEVLAKQPRPKGPRLTILTNAGGPGVLATDALIAAGGEVAPISEETSASLNQLLPAHWSHGNPIDILGDADPQRYTKALEIAVKDPNSDGLLVILTPQAMTDPTQTAEQLKPYAQIAGKPILASWMGGADIAAGEMILNRNHIPTYPYPDTAARIFSYMWQSSYNLRGIYETPVMPVFDSASGIPDRNCVEKIIQIARQAGRTILTEFESKQILAAYGIPVVATCVSKSEDEAVQCAETIGYPVALKLFSEIITHKTDVGGVQLNLKDAEAVRHAYNAIKLSLHDKLQHDPHYSLLSTQHSALFLGVTVQPMVKMAGYELIIGSSLDAQFGPVLLFGTGGQLVEIFHDRAIALPPLNTTLARRIMEQTQIYKALKGVRGRKSVDMDALEQLMVVFSQLVVEQRWIKEIDINPLLASSEQLIALDARIILHEPDVEEDQLPKLAIRPYPTKYVSKWTMKDGTPVTIRPIRPEDEPLMVQFHKTLSEQSVYFRYFHLIKLQSRVAHERLTRICFIDYDREIALVVEYQNPETQTREILAVGRLSKIHGTNEAEFAIVVCDRSQCQGIGTELLQRLLQVSRDEQLSTITADILVDNYAMQKVCEKLGFHIERTDDPTVVKAEIDIKTFHPEN